Below is a genomic region from Lysobacter terrestris.
CGTCGCCCTCGGCGTCGCCGCAGGCGACGGACTGGGTTTCGCCCACGTATCTGGCCAGGGCGTTCATGTCGTCCGCCTCGTGCGCCAGTTTCGCCAGTTTGAGGGATGCGTCCGCGTACAGGAGGGCGGGTGCCTTTTCGGCGAATCCGTTCCAGTCGTTGTCGGCGCGCGCGATTGCCCATTGGCGGGTGCGCTCGAAAGCCTCGATGGCCTTGCCGCGAATGGCGTCCTTATCCGTGCCGTCCTCCAGCATCCCGGCGTAGTGCTCGCCCAGTTCCAGTTCGAAGTTGCCGGCGTCGACGCCGTTCAACCGCTGCTGGTTCATGGCCTTGGTGTTCTCGCGCATCTGCTCGACGGCGCCCAGGAAGCCCTGCGAATGCCGGCGGTATTCCGCGATGGCGGCGTCCGCGCGCGCGGCGTTGCCGTCTTCCAGTTCCAGCAGCGCGGCCTGGCGCTGCAGGTCGAGGAGCTGGACCCGGAGGTAGGCGTTCGTGTCGCCCGGCGCGAGCGTCTCCAGTTCCTTGAGCGCCGCGTCCAGTTCCTTGCGCGCGGTGGCGCTGTCGTCGTCTTCGCGCAACACCGCCGCCAACGTCGATTGCTTTTTCAGGCGCTCCACGGCCAGGAAGCTGCGGACGTCCGGGGTGGCGTCGCTCGCCGCTTCGGCGGCCCGATAGGCGGCGATGGCCTCCCGGCATTTCGTGACGACGTCGGCCGATGCCCAGCGTTCGCTGCACCCGGTCATGCCGCTGGCTTTCGCGTACAAGGTCTTGACCTCGCTCGGGGCCGGATCGGCGGACGCGGGCGAAGTGGCAACGAGAAGCACGGCCGCAAGCGCGGCGACGCGTGGAGTCATGTGGTTTTCCCCTGTATGCGGGCGCGTTGGTCCCGGGGGGCAGTCTGGGAGGGGCACTGTGGCAACGTCAACCGCTGGCCGGAAGGCGGGCTTGAGCCCGCCCTAATCCGCATCCCCAACGCGCGTAACCACCGCGATCCAGTTGGTTTCCCAGGTGCGGCCACCGTCTTCGGAATAGGCCTGCTCGAACCGTGCCGAGTCGGCATTGAGTTGCGTGATGACGAAGCGAACGAGGATGGCCTTGCCGTCGAGGTCCTCCTCGCCGTAGAACGCGCCATGCCCGTCATGGAACCCCCCGTGGACCGGGCGGGTCAGCGCGCCGTTGCGGATGCTGGCGTAGTGCAGGCTCCACTGCCGGGCCTGCGGGTTGTACAGGCGCAGGCTCGCGCCTTCGATCTTTCCGGTAGGGCCCGCCACGCGCAATTCGACCAGGTTCGCGCGTCCGTCCAGCACTTTGCGCACGACACTGGTGCCGGCGTAGTCGACCCATTCCTTCGATCCGGACAGGGGTTTGGCCAGCCGGCGCAATTCGGTCTTCCACGTGCCGATTCCCCAGTCGAAATCCTTCTGGCCGTCATCCGATGCGACGGTGGAGGCGGCGTGCGACGGCTGCGCCGACGCATTCAGTGTCAGCAGTGCCATCGCGAGGCAGGCACTGCCGAGCCAGGTGCGCGCGGTGTTTTGCATCGTCTCGTCCTGTTTCGCATGATGCGGGCAGGATGCGAGTGCGAGGGCAGCATGAACAAGAAGGCACCTGCAGGTAACCATGCGCGGCCCAATCCACTGGGAGGGTGCCCGTTGGCGGCAGCGTTCACCGCGATCGGCGGCAAGTGGAAGCTGACCATCCTGTACTGGCTCGCGCACGGTGAACTGCACTTTGCTGGCCTGAAGCGTCGCGCCGCGCCGATTTCAAGCAAGGTGCTCGCCCAGCAGCTGCGCGAACTCGAAGCCGACGGCATCGTCGATCGCACGCCGACCGGTGCAGTGCCTGCGCCGGTGATCTACCAGCTGACGGAGTACGGACAGACCCTGTTGCCGATCATCGGAACCGTGCGGGTGTGGGGCGAAGGCCATCTGCTGCATTCAGGGGCGCGGCGGCGTTCCGATGGCATGGCGTGTGGTGTGGAGATCCAGCGGCGCGGTTGAAGCAGGGCGCGGCGGGATTGGCTTCACTGCCCCAACGCTTCATGTGCCGGTGCTGCTGGGTTGATGGGGGGCAACCCAGCCTACGGGTGATCGCCGTGGCTGAGACGCGAGACGGGGCGGGCTGCACTTGCCTCAACGCCAGTCATCGATCACGAAGCAATCGGCGCGGTTGTAACCGGGCGCGTTGTCCAGTTGCATGGCCACGCCCTGCATCATCGTCCTGAAGCCGCGGTCGAGCATGCGGCGGTAGGCGTCGTGGCGCGAGGTGTTCACGCCGGCCACCAGCTTCTCCATGCCGTTGGCGTGCGCGAGGGCTTCGCTGGCGGAGAGCAGGCGTTCGAAATGTGCGGCTGCGTGCGCGCCAGGACGCGCGGCGCCGAACTTGACGTAGGCGCTGCCACTGCCGGCTTCGCTGCCCTTGCCGAGGTGGCACACCGCGAACGCGACCAGTTCCGTGCCGTCGTAAACGAGAGCCGTGTCGCCGATGCGCTGCGAGCGTGCGGATTCGATCTCGCTGGTGGGATCCAAACCGGGATGAACCGCGTCGGCGAGCGCGCGGCACGCGGCGAGGGCGGCGCTGCGCGAGGCGTCGTCCAGCACGGAGTAACGCTGCCAGGAACCGGCATCCGCGGTGGAAGCCACTGCCTTGGCCATCACCGGCGTCAGCTGCTGTGGCCAGAAGCCATGGCTCTGGTAGAGCCCGACATGCTTGGTGCTGTGCGGGAAGGTGAACAGCGCGACGTGGGGCACTCCCCACTGGTCGAACAGCGCCATCGTTTCGGCGAGCAGGCGGCGCGCGATGCCCTTGTCCCAATGCTCCGGATGCACCGTGAGCGGACCGAAGAATCCGAAACTGCCCCAGCGCGTGGCGAAGTTGGAGCCGACCAGGGTGCCGTCGATGTACGCACCGAGCGCGGCGTCGGGTGCGGCGCGCCAGCGCGTGCAGACGTAATCGCTGTCGCCGCCGAACGCGAGCGGTTCGGGCAGACCGATGAAGGTGCCGAAGGCGAGGCGGAAGATGCGATCGGCCTGCGGCAGGTCGATCTCGCGCAGGGGAGCGATGTCGACGGGGGAACGGGCGATATCCATGGAATGACCTCGTGGGGGATTCAACCAGCGGCGGGCGATTTGCGCGCCGCCTCGATCAGGGCGCGGATGGCCCAACGCTTCATCTTGCGGGCCTCGGCATCGTCGAGTTGCAGCACGTCCTTGCACACCACCATGGCTTCGGTGCCGATGATCAGGGCGAGGGCGTGTGCCAGGTGCTTCAGTGCCGCCGGCTTGAACTGGTTGCGCACCGGCGACAACGCGGCTTCGATCAGCGGCGAGCGGCGGTTCTGGCGCGCGGGCAGGGCGTCGTCGTTGCCGTCGATCCCACGCTGCAGCGAATGCACGAGCATGGTGCGCAGCTGCGCTTCGTGGGCGAGGATCATCGCGTGCAGGGCGTCGTCCACGCGCTCGACGCGGGCGACGGCGTCTTCGCGGGGCGCGCGCTCGAACAATGCATCGGCCTCGGGAACGGCGACATCGAGGGCGGCTTCGAGCAGCAATGCGTCCACCCTGGGGAAGTAGCGGTATGCGGTGGCGCGCGACACCATCGCGGCCTCGGCGATCTCTTCCAGGCTCGGCTTGCGGCCCTGGCGCACCAGTTGCGTTGCGGCCTGCAGCAGGTCCTTGCGCGTGCGTCGACGCTGGTTGGGGCGGCCTTGCGGGGCGGTGTCCATCGCTGCCTCAATCCTGGGGCAGCTGGTGAAGGATGGCGGTGAGGTCCAGCCACACGTTCTCGCGCTTGATCTCGCCATTGCCGGCGAACTCCATCACATGCAGCAGCCGGAATTCGAGCGGGCGGTTGCGGCCGTCGAGGCCGAACGGGCGGCCGGCGGCGCGGCCGCGCCACAGCGATTCGTCGACGAGGAAGTCGTCGCCGTACAGGCGCCGCAGCGTTTCCACCCTGCCGTCGGCCAGATCGGCGAACAGGTGTTCGTAGAAGCCGCGCGCGCCGTCGCGGCCGCGCGTGGGGCCGGTAGGGGAGCCAACGATGTCGTGCTCGACATCCGCGGCGAGCGTCGCCAGCACGCCCTCCACGTTGTCGCTGGCTTCGAAGCCGAAATGCTCGTCGATCTTGCGGTCCATGTCGGCGCGGGAGAGGGTCATGGCGGTCGCTCGGGGAAAGGGTTGGCTGATGCTAATGAGACAAATATCTCATTAGCAATAGCGAGTCTCATGTTTCCGACGGGCGGCGGATGGGGTCGGGCCGGCCATCAACGCGGGCAGGCGCCCTGCGGCGGGCAATGGATGCCGCCACCCCATCGGGGGATTACATCGTTGGCCGCCATCCACGCACCTGGATTTTCCAAGGGGACGTGTCGTGACATCCGCTTGCTGCGCGGTTGGCGCTGGCGCGGAACGCATGCACGGGCTGGCCTTGGGCCAACGGCCGATGCGTTTCTCCCTCTGCCAGATGTCTGGCCCATTCCCGAGGAGTTCACCGTGAAATCCATCTTGTTCGCGGCAGTCATCGCGCTCGCGCTGGGCGCGCCGGTCCACGCGCAGGAAGCGCTGCCCTATACCGAGGGCGCGGTGGTGGAGGTCACCTCGGTGGACATCATGGATGGCGAGTTCGACCACTACATGGAATACCTGCAAACCAAGTACAAGCCGAGGATGGAGGCGCAGAAGAAGGCCGGGATCATCCTCGACTACGGCGTCTACCAGAACCAGACCGGCAAGGACGAAGACGCGGACCTGTACCTGGTGGTGTTCTATCCGAACATGGCGGCGCTCGACGGCCTGCGCGAGCGGGTGGATCCGCTCATGACCAAGGTCAGCGGCGAGTCGGTGTCGCAGGCCAATACGGCCTTTGCGGCACGCGGCAAGATGCGCAACATCATGGGGAACGAGTTGTTGCGTGAGTTGAAGTTGAAGTAGGCGGCCATGGCGGCGCATCCCCGGTGCGCCGCTGCGGCATGCAGGTCGGTACCCGCTGGTGCCATGACGAGAACGCCCGCGTCTGCGGGCGTTTTCATTTTCATTCGAAACCGGAACCCGCGATCGCGATGCACGCGCCGGATCGGGGCCACTCCAACCTGCCAACCGCACAACGGTTGACGGCGCGTCCTGCCGCAACGCAGCAGTACGTGTGATGGCGCTCCCGTTTTCGATGGCGACGCCGGGCAGGCGAGGAACCGCCGTGTTCACCGGCTCCGCCGGCTTTTTACCGGCAAAACCGCGGGCAATCCCGGCGCGGACGGGCATGCCGCGGAGGTAAGTACGAACACTCATTGCCCGCCGGCGAGATTTGTCGTTACGGTTCCAGTCGACCGGCGT
It encodes:
- a CDS encoding GNAT family N-acetyltransferase, whose amino-acid sequence is MDIARSPVDIAPLREIDLPQADRIFRLAFGTFIGLPEPLAFGGDSDYVCTRWRAAPDAALGAYIDGTLVGSNFATRWGSFGFFGPLTVHPEHWDKGIARRLLAETMALFDQWGVPHVALFTFPHSTKHVGLYQSHGFWPQQLTPVMAKAVASTADAGSWQRYSVLDDASRSAALAACRALADAVHPGLDPTSEIESARSQRIGDTALVYDGTELVAFAVCHLGKGSEAGSGSAYVKFGAARPGAHAAAHFERLLSASEALAHANGMEKLVAGVNTSRHDAYRRMLDRGFRTMMQGVAMQLDNAPGYNRADCFVIDDWR
- a CDS encoding TetR/AcrR family transcriptional regulator, with translation MDTAPQGRPNQRRRTRKDLLQAATQLVRQGRKPSLEEIAEAAMVSRATAYRYFPRVDALLLEAALDVAVPEADALFERAPREDAVARVERVDDALHAMILAHEAQLRTMLVHSLQRGIDGNDDALPARQNRRSPLIEAALSPVRNQFKPAALKHLAHALALIIGTEAMVVCKDVLQLDDAEARKMKRWAIRALIEAARKSPAAG
- a CDS encoding winged helix-turn-helix transcriptional regulator — its product is MAAAFTAIGGKWKLTILYWLAHGELHFAGLKRRAAPISSKVLAQQLRELEADGIVDRTPTGAVPAPVIYQLTEYGQTLLPIIGTVRVWGEGHLLHSGARRRSDGMACGVEIQRRG
- a CDS encoding ester cyclase codes for the protein MTLSRADMDRKIDEHFGFEASDNVEGVLATLAADVEHDIVGSPTGPTRGRDGARGFYEHLFADLADGRVETLRRLYGDDFLVDESLWRGRAAGRPFGLDGRNRPLEFRLLHVMEFAGNGEIKRENVWLDLTAILHQLPQD